From a single Peromyscus maniculatus bairdii isolate BWxNUB_F1_BW_parent chromosome 4, HU_Pman_BW_mat_3.1, whole genome shotgun sequence genomic region:
- the Rbm12 gene encoding RNA-binding protein 12 has product MAVVIRLQGLPIVAGTMDIRHFFSGLTIPDGGVHIVGGELGEAFIVFATDEDARLGMMRTGGTIKGSKVTLLLSSKTEMQNMIELSRRRFETANLDIPPANASRSGPPPSSGMSSRVNLPATVPNFNNPSPSVVTATTSVHESNKNIQTFSTASVGTAPPSMGTSFGSPTFSSTIPSTASPMNTVPPPPIPPIPAMPSLPPLPSIPPIPVPPPVPTLPPVPPVPPIPPVPSVPPMTPLPPMSGMPPLNPPPVAPLPAGMNGSGAPMNLNNNLNPVFLGPLNPVNPIQMNSQSSVKSLPINPDDLYVSVHGMPFSAMENDVREFFHGLRVDAVHLLKDHVGRNNGNGLVKFLSPQDTFEALKRNRMLMIQRYVEVSPATERQWVAAGGHITFKQSMGSSGQAHPPPQTLPRSKSPSGQKRSRSRSPHEAGFCVYLKGLPFEAENKHVIDFFKKLDIVEDSIYIAYGPNGKATGEGFVEFRNDADYKAALCRHKQYMGNRFIQVHPITKKGMLEKIDMIRKRLQNLSYDQREMVLNPEGDVSSAKVCAHITNIPFSITKMDVLQFLEGIPVDENAVHVLVDNNGQGLGQALVQFKTEDDARKSEHLHRKKLNGREAFVHIVTLEDMREIEKNPPAQGKKGLKIPVPGNPAVPVMPSAGMPAAGIPTAGIPGTGMPGAGMPGAGMHSAGMPAAGMPGAGVPSSGMPGAGMPGAGIPGAGMPSAGMPGAGIPGAGMPGPAMPGPAIPGPAMPGPAMPGPAMPGPTISGPAIPGPAIPGPAIPGAGIPTAGGEEHVFLTVGSKEANNGPPFNFPGNFGGPNAFGPPLPPPGLGGAFGDVRPVMPSVGNSGLPGLGLEVPGFGGAPNNLSGPSGFGGIPQNFGNGPGSLSAPPGFGSGPPGLGSVPGHLSGPPAFGPGPGPGPIHIGGPPGFGASSGKPGPTIIKVQNMPFTVSIDEILDFFYGYQVIPGSVCLKYNEKGMPTGEAMVAFESRDEATAAVIDLNDRPIGSRKVKLVLG; this is encoded by the coding sequence ATGGCTGTGGTCATCCGTTTGCAAGGTCTCCCAATTGTGGCGGGGACCATGGACATTCGCCACTTCTTCTCTGGATTGACCATCCCTGATGGGGGCGTGCATATTGTAGGGGGTGAACTGGGTGAGGCTTTCATCGTTTTTGCCACTGATGAAGATGCAAGGCTTGGTATGATGCGCACAGGTGGTACAATTAAAGGGTCAAAAGTAACACTATTATTGAGTAGTAAAACAGAAATGCAGAATATGATTGAACTGAGTCGTAGGCGTTTTGAAACTGCCAACTTAGATATACCACCAGCAAATGCTAGTAGATCAGGACCACCACCTAGCTCAGGGATGAGCAGCAGGGTAAACTTGCCGGCAACAGTACCCAACTTTAATAATCCTTCGCCAAGTGTAGTTACTGCTACTACTTCTGTTCATGAGAGCAACAAAAACATACAGACATTTTCCACAGCCAGCGTAGGAACTGCTCCTCCAAGTATGGGGACTTCGTTTGGGAGTCCAACATTCAGCTCGACTATTCCGAGTACAGCTTCTCCAATGAACACAGTCCCACCACCACCAATTCCTCCAATCCCAGCGATGCCATCTTTGCCACCGCTGCCATCCATTCCCCCAATACCAGTTCCTCCTCCAGTACCAACATTGCCTCCTGTGCCTCCagttccccccatccccccagtcCCCTCTGTGCCACCTATGACCCCATTGCCACCCATGTCAGGCATGCCACCCTTGAATCCACCACCTGTGGCACCTCTACCTGCTGGAATGAATGGCTCTGGAGCACCTATGAATCTGAACAATAATCTGAACCCTGTGTTTCTGGGTCCATTAAATCCTGTTAACCCTATCCAGATGAACTCTCAAAGCAGCGTGAAGTCACTTCCCATCAACCCTGATGatctgtatgtgagtgtgcatggaaTGCCCTTTTCTGCAATGGAAAATGATGTCAGAGAGTTTTTCCATGGGCTCCGAGTTGATGCAGTCCATTTGTTAAAAGATCATGTAGGTCGAAATAATGGGAATGGATTGGTTAAGTTTCTCTCCCCTCAAGATACATTTGAAGCTTTGAAACGGAATAGAATGCTGATGATTCAACGCTATGTGGAAGTCAGTCCTGCCACAGAGAGACAGTGGGTAGCTGCTGGAGGTCATATCACTTTTAAACAAAGTATGGGGTCTTCTGGACAAGCCCACCCCCCTCCTCAGACACTTCCAAGGTCAAAATCGCCCAGTGGGCAGAAAAGGTCACGGTCAAGATCACCACATGAGGCTggtttttgtgtttacttaaaaggGCTACCATTTGAAGCAGAAAACAAacatgtcattgatttttttaagaagtTGGATATTGTGGAAGATAGTATTTATATAGCTTACGGACCCAATGGGAAAGCAACTGGTGAAGGCTTTGTAGAATTCAGGAATGATGCTGACTATAAGGCTGCTCTGTGCCGTCACAAACAATACATGGGCAATCGCTTTATTCAAGTTCATCCAATTACTAAGAAAGGTATGCTAGAAAAGATAGATATGATTCGAAAACGACTTCAGAACTTGAGCTATGACCAGAGAGAAATGGTGTTAAATCCAGAGGGGGATGTCAGCTCTGCCAAAGTCTGTGCCCATATAACAAACATTCCATTCAGCATCACCAAGATGGACGTTCTTCAGTTCCTAGAAGGAATCCCAGTGGATGAGAATGCTGTACATGTGCTTGTTGATAACAATGGGCAAGGTCTAGGGCAGGCATTGGTTCAGTTTAAAACTGAAGATGATGCACGTAAATCTGAACACTTACACCGTAAAAAGCTGAATGGGAGAGAAGCTTTTGTTCATATAGTTACCCTAGAAGATATGCGAGAGATTGAGAAAAATCCCCCAGCCCAAGGAAAAAAGGGCTTAAAGATACCTGTTCCAGGTAATCCTGCAGTACCAGTGATGCCTAGTGCAGGGATGCCCGCTGCTGGAATTCCCACTGCTGGAATACCCGGTACTGGGATGCCTGGTGCCGGAATGCCAGGTGCTGGAATGCATAGTGCGGGTATGCCTGCTGCTGGAATGCCTGGTGCTGGGGTGCCCAGCTCCGGAATGCCTGGTGCCGGAATGCCTGGTGCCGGAATACCCGGTGCCGGAATGCCTAGTGCTGGAATGCCCGGTGCTGGAATACCTGGTGCCGGAATGCCTGGTCCTGCAATGCCTGGTCCAGCAATACCTGGTCCTGCAATGCCTGGTCCTGCAATGCCTGGTCCTGCAATGCCTGGCCCTACAATATCCGGTCCCGCAATACCTGGTCCCGCAATACCCGGTCCCGCAATACCTGGTGCTGGCATCCCCACTGCAGGAGGAGAGGAGCATGTCTTCTTGACTGTAGGATCGAAAGAGGCCAATAATGGGCCGCCATTTAACTTCCCTGGTAATTTTGGTGGCCCGAATGCGTTTGGGCCACCACTTCCCCCTCCAGGATTAGGGGGTGCTTTTGGTGATGTTAGACCTGTTATGCCTTCAGTTGGAAACAGTGGTTTGCCTGGCCTAGGACTGGAAGTTCCAGGTTTTGGAGGTGCACCAAATAATTTAAGTGGGCCATCAGGATTTGGGGGAATCCCTCAGAATTTTGGGAATGGCCCTGGTAGTTTAAGTGCTCCTCCTGGTTTTGGAAGTGGACCCCCTGGTCTTGGAAGTGTTCCTGGGCATTTGAGTGGGCCTCCAGCCTTTGGGCCTGGGCCCGGGCCTGGCCCAATACATATTGGGGGTCCTCCTGGCTTTGGAGCTAGCTCTGGAAAACCAGGACCTACAATAATTAAGGTGCAGAACATGCCCTTTACTGTATCTATTGATgaaattttagatttcttttatgGTTATCAGGTAATCCCAGGTTCAGTATgtttaaaatacaatgaaaaaggTATGCCTACAGGTGAAGCCATGGTGGCCTTTGAATCTCGGGATGAAGCCACCGCTGCTGTCATTGACTTAAATGATAGGCCTATAGGTTCAAGAAAGGTAAAGCTCGTTTTAGGGTAG